A window of Amycolatopsis australiensis contains these coding sequences:
- a CDS encoding histidine phosphatase family protein gives MTTVVHMLRHGEVHNPEKILYGRLPGYRLSERGQRQALTVAEAVAGHDLVHVVASPLQRAQETAAPIAAAHRLDIATDEGLIEAGNQFEGLHVAVGDGALREPRHWPKLVNPFKPSWGEPYIEIAHRMLSAVHRAREAALGHEALCVSHQLPIWTLRRFLEGKRLWHDPRRRQCSLASLTSLVFDGDELREIVYSEPAGTTDPKVTGA, from the coding sequence GTGACGACCGTCGTCCACATGCTGCGTCACGGCGAAGTGCACAACCCCGAGAAGATCCTGTACGGCCGTCTGCCGGGCTACCGGCTCTCCGAGCGCGGACAGCGTCAGGCACTGACGGTCGCCGAAGCGGTCGCGGGTCACGACCTGGTGCACGTCGTCGCGTCGCCGCTGCAGCGGGCCCAGGAGACGGCGGCCCCGATCGCCGCGGCGCACCGGCTCGACATCGCGACCGACGAGGGCCTGATCGAGGCAGGCAACCAGTTCGAGGGCCTGCACGTCGCGGTCGGCGACGGCGCGCTGCGGGAGCCTCGCCACTGGCCGAAGCTGGTGAACCCCTTCAAGCCGTCGTGGGGCGAGCCGTACATCGAGATCGCGCACCGGATGCTGAGCGCGGTCCACCGGGCCCGCGAGGCGGCACTCGGCCACGAGGCGCTGTGCGTGTCGCACCAGCTGCCGATCTGGACGCTGCGGCGGTTCCTCGAGGGCAAGCGCCTGTGGCACGACCCACGGCGTCGCCAGTGCTCGCTGGCGTCGCTGACGTCGCTGGTGTTCGACGGCGACGAGCTGCGGGAGATCGTCTACAGCGAGCCGGCGGGCACGACGGACCCGAAGGTGACCGGGGCATGA
- a CDS encoding cytochrome c biogenesis CcdA family protein — MNSVTELAISGPLLLAAGVALLAGALSFASPCVVPLVPGYLAYLAALVGADAPAVSADEERKQGRWAVLGAALLFVLGFTVVFVATLGTLVWLADTLVLNQDLLQRIGGVLTIGMALVFLGWIPGLQREVRSHRVPGGGIWGAPLLGAVFGLGWTPCIGPTLSAVTTLASATGGAEARGYLLIAVYCLGLGVPFLLIALGARWAVRATDWVRRHGRQVQIFGGVLLMVVGILLVTGVWGDLMGWLRNELAGDLRLPL, encoded by the coding sequence GTGAACTCCGTTACCGAGCTGGCGATCTCCGGACCGCTGCTGCTCGCTGCGGGCGTTGCGCTGCTCGCCGGGGCCCTCTCCTTCGCCTCGCCCTGCGTGGTGCCGCTCGTGCCGGGGTACCTCGCCTATCTCGCCGCGCTCGTCGGGGCCGATGCTCCCGCCGTCAGCGCCGACGAAGAACGCAAACAGGGCCGCTGGGCCGTCCTCGGGGCCGCTCTGCTCTTCGTGCTCGGGTTCACCGTCGTCTTCGTCGCCACCCTCGGCACGCTCGTCTGGCTCGCCGACACGCTCGTGCTCAACCAGGACCTCCTCCAGCGCATCGGCGGTGTCCTCACCATCGGCATGGCCCTCGTCTTCCTCGGCTGGATCCCCGGCCTGCAGCGGGAGGTCCGCTCGCACCGCGTCCCCGGCGGCGGGATCTGGGGTGCTCCGCTGCTCGGCGCCGTCTTCGGCCTCGGCTGGACGCCCTGCATCGGCCCCACGCTCTCCGCCGTCACCACGCTCGCCAGCGCCACCGGCGGCGCCGAGGCCCGCGGCTACCTGCTCATCGCCGTCTACTGCCTCGGCCTCGGCGTGCCGTTCCTGCTCATCGCGCTCGGTGCCCGCTGGGCCGTGCGCGCCACCGACTGGGTGCGCCGGCACGGCCGCCAGGTGCAGATCTTCGGCGGCGTGCTGCTGATGGTCGTCGGCATCCTGCTGGTCACCGGCGTCTGGGGGGATCTGATGGGCTGGCTCCGCAACGAGCTCGCCGGCGACCTGAGGCTGCCGCTGTGA
- a CDS encoding TlpA family protein disulfide reductase, with protein MKRLVCVAAAVLALAGCSSGKDAVVQGSSFSFVSPGGKVDITYDVAQRQTAPVLAGEDLMHEGKQLSLADFPGKVLVLNLWGQWCGPCRTEAPEMESLAKQGVQVVGIDVRDPAREVAQDFVRDRGLTYPSIYDPDGRVLLKLTGYPRNIIPSTLVLDKQHRVAAVFLRQVLAQDLLPVVKGLDAEA; from the coding sequence ATGAAGCGGCTGGTGTGCGTGGCGGCGGCGGTGCTGGCACTGGCGGGCTGCAGCAGCGGCAAGGACGCGGTGGTCCAGGGCAGCAGCTTCAGTTTCGTGTCCCCGGGCGGCAAGGTCGACATCACCTACGACGTCGCCCAGCGCCAGACGGCCCCGGTGCTGGCGGGCGAAGACCTGATGCACGAGGGCAAGCAGCTGTCGCTGGCCGACTTCCCGGGCAAGGTGCTCGTGCTCAACCTGTGGGGCCAGTGGTGCGGGCCGTGCCGCACGGAGGCACCGGAGATGGAGTCGCTGGCCAAGCAGGGTGTGCAGGTGGTGGGCATCGACGTCCGTGACCCGGCGCGCGAGGTGGCGCAGGACTTCGTCCGGGACCGCGGGCTGACGTACCCGTCGATCTACGACCCGGACGGCCGGGTGCTGCTGAAGCTGACCGGTTACCCGCGCAACATCATCCCGTCGACGCTCGTGCTGGACAAGCAGCACCGGGTGGCGGCGGTGTTCCTGCGGCAGGTGCTGGCCCAGGACCTGCTGCCGGTGGTGAAGGGCCTGGACGCGGAGGCCTGA